In Polynucleobacter ibericus, a genomic segment contains:
- the rpmC gene encoding 50S ribosomal protein L29 — protein MKNTELASKDLNALNAELTELLKTGFKLRMQKGTQQLTNTSQLGKNKRDIARVKTFIAQKTAQK, from the coding sequence ATGAAAAATACAGAATTAGCTTCAAAAGATCTGAATGCATTGAATGCAGAGTTAACCGAGTTGCTTAAGACCGGTTTCAAGCTACGCATGCAAAAAGGCACTCAGCAACTCACAAATACCAGCCAATTGGGTAAAAATAAGCGCGACATCGCTCGTGTGAAGACTTTTATCGCCCAAAAGACTGCACAGAAATAA
- the fusA gene encoding elongation factor G, giving the protein MARKTPIDKYRNIGISAHIDAGKTTTTERVLFYTGVNHKIGEVHDGAATMDWMEQEQERGITITSAATTTFWKGMAGNFPEHRINIIDTPGHVDFTIEVERSMRVLDGACMVYCAVGGVQPQSETVWRQANKYQVPRLAFVNKMDRTGANFFKVYDQMRTRLKANPILIQIPIGAEENFKGVVDLVKMKAIYWDEASQGTKFTYEEIPAELQASAEEWREKMLEAAAESSEELMEKYLGGEGLTEEEIKAALRQRTIANEIVPMLCGTAFKNKGVQAMLDAVVELLPSPLDVPPVPCELEDGTPTTREASDSAKFSALAFKIMTDPFVGQLIFFRVYSGVMKSGDTIYNPIKGKKERVGRLLQMHANEREEIKEVFAGDIAAAVGLKDATTGETLCDPDSIVILERMVFPEPVISQAVEPKTKADQEKMGLALNRLAQEDPSFRVKTDEESGQTIISGMGELHLEILVDRMKREFGVEATVGKPQVAYRETIRKVCEEIEGKFVKQSGGRGQYGHVVLKLEPQAPGKGFEFVDAIKGGVVPREYIPAVEKGIIETLNSGILAGYPVVDIKATLFFGSYHDVDSNENAFKMAGSMAFKDGMRKAAPVLLEPMMAVEVETPEDFMGNVMGDLSSRRGILQGMDDIPGGGKIVRAEVPLAEMFGYSTGLRSLTQGRATYTMEFKHYSEAPKNVAEAVMAAKAK; this is encoded by the coding sequence GTGGCACGTAAAACCCCTATCGACAAATACCGCAATATCGGTATTTCTGCGCACATTGACGCAGGTAAGACAACAACTACAGAACGCGTTTTGTTCTACACCGGTGTTAACCACAAGATCGGTGAAGTGCATGATGGCGCTGCAACCATGGACTGGATGGAGCAAGAGCAAGAGCGTGGTATCACGATTACTTCTGCTGCTACTACAACGTTCTGGAAGGGTATGGCTGGTAATTTCCCAGAGCACCGTATCAATATTATTGATACCCCAGGACACGTAGACTTCACTATTGAAGTTGAGCGTTCAATGCGTGTTTTGGACGGCGCTTGCATGGTTTACTGTGCGGTAGGTGGTGTACAGCCACAATCTGAAACTGTTTGGCGTCAAGCTAACAAGTATCAAGTTCCACGTTTAGCATTCGTAAACAAGATGGACCGTACTGGTGCGAATTTCTTCAAGGTCTACGACCAAATGAGAACTCGCCTTAAAGCGAATCCAATCTTGATCCAAATTCCAATTGGCGCTGAAGAAAACTTCAAAGGCGTTGTGGATTTGGTGAAAATGAAGGCCATCTATTGGGATGAGGCTTCACAAGGTACTAAATTTACTTACGAAGAGATCCCTGCTGAATTGCAAGCTTCTGCTGAAGAGTGGCGCGAGAAGATGCTCGAAGCTGCTGCTGAAAGCTCAGAAGAGTTGATGGAAAAATACCTCGGCGGCGAAGGTTTGACCGAAGAAGAAATCAAAGCAGCATTGCGTCAACGTACTATCGCTAACGAAATCGTTCCAATGTTGTGTGGAACAGCGTTTAAGAACAAAGGCGTTCAGGCAATGTTGGATGCAGTTGTTGAATTGTTGCCATCCCCATTAGACGTTCCACCAGTTCCATGTGAATTGGAAGACGGCACACCTACTACACGTGAAGCATCTGACAGTGCTAAGTTCTCAGCATTAGCATTTAAGATCATGACTGACCCATTCGTTGGTCAGCTCATCTTCTTCCGTGTTTACTCAGGTGTAATGAAATCTGGCGACACAATCTACAACCCAATTAAGGGTAAGAAAGAACGTGTTGGTCGTTTGTTGCAGATGCATGCAAACGAACGCGAAGAAATTAAAGAAGTATTCGCTGGCGACATCGCAGCTGCGGTTGGTTTGAAAGACGCAACCACAGGTGAAACATTGTGTGATCCAGATAGCATCGTTATTTTGGAGCGCATGGTATTCCCAGAGCCAGTGATCTCTCAAGCTGTTGAGCCTAAGACAAAAGCTGACCAAGAAAAAATGGGTCTTGCTTTGAATCGCTTGGCACAAGAAGATCCTTCTTTCCGCGTGAAGACTGACGAAGAATCAGGCCAAACAATTATTTCCGGTATGGGCGAGCTCCACTTGGAAATTTTAGTTGACCGTATGAAGCGTGAATTCGGTGTTGAAGCAACTGTTGGTAAGCCACAAGTTGCGTACCGTGAAACGATTCGTAAAGTTTGCGAAGAGATCGAAGGTAAATTCGTTAAGCAGTCTGGTGGCCGTGGCCAATACGGACACGTGGTATTGAAGTTAGAGCCACAAGCCCCAGGAAAAGGTTTTGAATTCGTTGACGCTATTAAGGGAGGTGTAGTCCCACGTGAATACATTCCTGCAGTAGAAAAAGGCATCATCGAAACATTGAACTCCGGTATTTTGGCTGGCTATCCAGTTGTTGATATCAAAGCAACATTGTTCTTCGGTTCATACCATGACGTTGACTCCAATGAAAACGCATTTAAGATGGCGGGTTCTATGGCGTTCAAGGACGGTATGCGTAAAGCGGCCCCTGTGTTGCTTGAACCGATGATGGCTGTTGAAGTAGAAACACCAGAAGATTTCATGGGTAACGTAATGGGTGACCTCTCATCCCGTCGCGGTATTTTGCAAGGTATGGATGACATTCCAGGCGGCGGTAAGATCGTTCGCGCTGAAGTGCCGTTGGCAGAGATGTTTGGTTACTCAACTGGCTTGCGCTCGTTGACCCAAGGTCGCGCTACCTACACCATGGAATTTAAGCATTATTCCGAAGCACCGAAGAACGTTGCTGAAGCAGTTATGGCTGCTAAAGCGAAGTAA
- the rplC gene encoding 50S ribosomal protein L3 has product MSLGLIGRKVGMTRLFTDEGDSIPVTVIDVSDNRIAQIKTQATDGYDAIQLAHGTRRATRVTKAMAGHFAKAGVMAGNGLNEFQLDAAKIAEMTPGQVIPADTAFTAGQKVDVQGVSIGKGYAGTIKRYHFASGRASHGNSRSHNVPGSIGMAQDPGRVFPGKRMTGHLGDVTRTVQNLVIARIDAERNLIMVKGAIPGAPGGKVIVTPAVKTPLKKK; this is encoded by the coding sequence ATGAGCTTAGGCTTAATCGGCCGCAAGGTCGGCATGACCCGTCTATTTACGGACGAAGGGGATTCAATCCCTGTAACCGTAATTGACGTGAGCGACAACAGAATCGCTCAAATCAAGACCCAGGCAACTGATGGCTATGATGCTATCCAGTTGGCACATGGCACACGTAGAGCTACTCGCGTTACTAAAGCAATGGCTGGTCACTTCGCCAAAGCTGGTGTGATGGCTGGTAACGGTCTCAACGAATTCCAATTAGACGCAGCAAAAATCGCAGAAATGACACCAGGACAAGTAATTCCTGCTGACACTGCATTTACTGCTGGTCAAAAAGTGGACGTACAAGGCGTGTCTATCGGTAAGGGCTACGCAGGTACCATCAAGCGTTATCACTTCGCTTCTGGTCGCGCATCCCACGGTAACTCACGTTCACATAACGTACCAGGCTCAATCGGTATGGCGCAAGATCCAGGTCGTGTTTTCCCTGGTAAGCGTATGACCGGTCACTTGGGTGACGTTACACGTACAGTTCAAAATTTAGTCATCGCACGCATTGATGCAGAACGTAATCTCATCATGGTTAAAGGCGCTATTCCAGGTGCCCCAGGCGGTAAAGTTATTGTTACTCCAGCGGTTAAAACACCGTTGAAGAAGAAATAA
- the rplD gene encoding 50S ribosomal protein L4 has translation MELKLLQDNGTLGAGVQASPEVFEREYNEALVHQVVVAYQANARSGNRAQKDREQVKHTTKKPWRQKGTGRARAGMSSSPLWRGGGRIFPNSPEENFSQKVNKKMYRAGMRSILSQLAREGRLNVVDQFSLDAPKTKVLADKVKAMGLDSVLIIVDQVSENLYLASRNLHKVAVCEPQHADPLALVQYKKVLVSKAAIAKIEELLK, from the coding sequence ATGGAACTTAAGCTTCTCCAAGACAACGGTACTTTAGGTGCAGGCGTTCAAGCTTCACCAGAAGTATTCGAACGTGAATATAACGAAGCATTGGTACACCAAGTTGTAGTGGCCTACCAAGCAAATGCACGTAGCGGTAACCGTGCACAAAAAGACCGTGAGCAAGTTAAGCACACAACCAAGAAGCCTTGGCGTCAAAAAGGTACTGGTCGTGCACGTGCTGGTATGAGCTCTTCCCCGCTGTGGCGTGGAGGTGGTCGTATATTCCCGAATTCTCCAGAAGAGAATTTCAGCCAAAAAGTAAACAAGAAAATGTACCGCGCTGGTATGAGATCTATTTTGTCTCAGTTAGCACGCGAAGGTCGTTTGAATGTAGTTGATCAATTTTCTCTTGACGCTCCAAAGACTAAAGTTTTAGCTGACAAAGTTAAAGCAATGGGATTGGATTCAGTCTTGATTATTGTTGATCAGGTTAGCGAGAATTTGTACTTGGCATCACGTAACTTACATAAAGTTGCTGTATGTGAGCCACAGCACGCTGATCCATTAGCTTTGGTTCAATACAAAAAAGTATTGGTAAGCAAAGCTGCGATCGCAAAAATTGAGGAGTTGCTGAAATGA
- the rpsQ gene encoding 30S ribosomal protein S17: protein MTELSKPLRRTLVGRVVSDKMQKTVTVLVERQVKHPVIGKYVGQSKKYHAHDEAGTYKMGDTVEIAESKPISRTKSWVVTRLVEASKGI, encoded by the coding sequence ATGACAGAATTATCTAAACCCTTGCGCCGCACCCTTGTGGGCCGCGTTGTTAGCGACAAAATGCAAAAAACTGTGACGGTGTTGGTTGAGCGTCAAGTTAAGCATCCAGTGATTGGTAAGTACGTTGGCCAGTCCAAAAAGTACCACGCACATGACGAAGCTGGCACATACAAGATGGGTGATACCGTTGAAATTGCTGAATCTAAGCCAATTTCACGCACTAAATCTTGGGTTGTGACCCGTTTGGTTGAGGCTTCAAAGGGTATTTAA
- the rpsC gene encoding 30S ribosomal protein S3, with protein sequence MGQKINPTGFRLSVTKNWTSRWYANNTDFAKMLKEDVDVRIYLKKKLKNASVSKVVIERPAKNARITIYSSRPGVVIGKKGEDIEVLRRELQKRMGVPVHVNIEEIRKPEVDAQLIADSITQQLEKRIMFRRAMKRAMQNAMRLGAQGIKIMSSGRLNGAEIARREWYREGRVPLHTLKADIDYATSEAETTYGIIGVKVWVYKGDTLGRGAEAQVAAQAAEPTAEEKKTRRAPSKTAARKPAAGTDKPLVAAKPAVKRVRKVETPAADTQKSGE encoded by the coding sequence ATGGGCCAAAAGATAAACCCAACCGGATTCCGCCTCTCGGTAACGAAGAATTGGACATCACGTTGGTATGCAAACAATACTGACTTCGCCAAGATGTTGAAAGAGGACGTTGACGTCCGCATCTATCTGAAGAAGAAGTTGAAGAATGCATCCGTTAGTAAAGTAGTGATTGAGCGTCCCGCAAAGAATGCACGTATCACTATTTATAGCTCACGTCCAGGCGTTGTGATCGGCAAAAAAGGTGAAGACATTGAAGTACTCCGCCGCGAATTACAAAAGCGCATGGGTGTTCCAGTTCATGTGAATATCGAAGAAATTCGTAAGCCTGAAGTCGATGCACAATTGATCGCTGACTCTATTACTCAACAGTTAGAAAAGCGTATTATGTTCCGTCGTGCCATGAAGCGTGCAATGCAAAACGCAATGCGCTTAGGCGCACAAGGCATCAAGATCATGTCATCCGGTCGTTTGAACGGTGCTGAAATTGCACGTCGTGAATGGTATCGCGAAGGACGTGTTCCGCTTCATACATTGAAGGCTGATATTGATTACGCAACTTCAGAAGCAGAAACAACATACGGCATCATTGGCGTAAAAGTTTGGGTATACAAAGGCGACACATTGGGTCGCGGTGCAGAAGCTCAAGTTGCTGCACAAGCTGCCGAACCAACTGCCGAAGAAAAGAAAACTCGTCGTGCACCAAGCAAGACAGCTGCTCGTAAACCAGCTGCTGGCACAGACAAGCCATTAGTTGCTGCTAAACCAGCAGTAAAGCGTGTGCGTAAGGTTGAAACACCAGCCGCAGATACGCAGAAGTCAGGAGAGTAA
- the rplX gene encoding 50S ribosomal protein L24 has translation MKKIRKGDSVVLLTGRDKGKQGTVTAVLENKLVIEGVNIYKKSVKPNPAAGVTGGMIDKTMPVHISNVAVVDGNGKPSRVGIKLVDGKKQRFLKTTGATLSA, from the coding sequence ATGAAAAAGATTCGTAAAGGTGATTCCGTAGTTCTGTTGACTGGCCGCGATAAGGGCAAGCAAGGAACTGTTACAGCCGTTCTCGAGAACAAATTAGTGATCGAAGGCGTAAACATTTATAAAAAGAGCGTTAAGCCAAATCCAGCAGCCGGTGTTACTGGCGGCATGATTGACAAGACGATGCCTGTTCACATTTCTAATGTGGCTGTGGTTGACGGTAACGGCAAACCATCACGTGTTGGTATCAAACTCGTGGATGGTAAAAAGCAACGTTTCCTCAAAACCACTGGCGCAACTTTAAGCGCATAA
- the rplN gene encoding 50S ribosomal protein L14: protein MIQTESRLQVADNTGASEVLCIKVLGGSKRRYASIGDVIKVTVKSAAPRGRVKKGDIYNAVVVRTAKGVRRPDGSLIKFDGNAAVLLNAKLEPIGTRIFGPVTRELRTEKFMKIVSLAPEVI from the coding sequence ATGATACAAACCGAAAGTAGATTACAGGTTGCCGATAACACAGGCGCCAGTGAAGTGTTGTGCATCAAGGTATTGGGCGGCTCTAAGCGTCGTTACGCCAGTATCGGTGATGTCATTAAAGTGACTGTAAAGTCCGCTGCTCCACGTGGCCGTGTAAAAAAAGGTGACATTTATAACGCCGTAGTAGTGAGAACTGCTAAGGGTGTTCGCCGTCCAGATGGTTCATTGATTAAGTTCGATGGCAATGCTGCGGTATTGCTCAACGCTAAGTTAGAGCCAATTGGCACACGTATCTTTGGACCAGTGACGCGCGAGTTGCGTACTGAGAAGTTCATGAAGATCGTTTCTCTCGCCCCCGAAGTTATTTAA
- the rplV gene encoding 50S ribosomal protein L22, which translates to MMEVKAIHKGARISAQKTRLVADQIRGLPIARALNILNFSPKKAAFIVKKVVESAVANAEHNKGADIDELKVSAIIVDKGTSLKRFTARAKGRGNQIEKQTCHISVTLSN; encoded by the coding sequence ATGATGGAAGTTAAAGCTATTCACAAGGGTGCCCGCATTTCTGCGCAAAAGACACGTTTGGTCGCTGACCAAATTCGTGGTTTGCCGATTGCTCGCGCATTAAACATTTTGAACTTCAGCCCCAAGAAAGCTGCCTTCATTGTGAAAAAAGTTGTTGAGTCCGCAGTGGCCAACGCTGAACACAATAAAGGTGCCGACATTGACGAGCTCAAGGTTTCAGCAATTATTGTTGATAAAGGCACTTCATTGAAGCGCTTTACCGCACGCGCTAAGGGTCGTGGCAATCAAATTGAAAAACAAACTTGTCACATTAGCGTGACCTTGAGTAACTAA
- the rpsG gene encoding 30S ribosomal protein S7, translating to MPRRREVPKREILPDPKFGNVEVAKFMNVLMLDGKKSVAERIVYGAFDHIEKKANKEPLEVFSTAMGNVKPMVEVKSRRVGGANYQVPVEVRPSRRSALAMRWVREAAKKRGEKSMAQRLANELLEAAEGRGGAMKKREEVHRMAEANKAFSHFRF from the coding sequence ATGCCACGTCGTCGTGAAGTTCCCAAACGGGAAATTTTGCCGGATCCAAAATTCGGTAATGTAGAAGTAGCTAAATTCATGAACGTCCTCATGTTGGACGGCAAGAAATCGGTTGCAGAGCGTATCGTTTACGGTGCCTTTGACCACATCGAGAAAAAAGCAAACAAAGAACCACTCGAAGTTTTCTCAACAGCTATGGGCAACGTTAAGCCAATGGTTGAGGTGAAGAGCCGTCGTGTTGGTGGTGCTAACTATCAGGTTCCTGTTGAAGTTCGCCCATCACGCCGTTCTGCTTTGGCAATGCGCTGGGTGCGCGAAGCCGCTAAAAAGCGCGGTGAGAAATCCATGGCTCAACGTTTGGCCAATGAATTATTAGAAGCTGCAGAAGGTCGCGGCGGAGCAATGAAGAAGCGTGAAGAAGTTCACCGTATGGCAGAAGCTAACAAAGCTTTCTCACATTTCCGCTTCTAA
- the rplP gene encoding 50S ribosomal protein L16, which yields MLQPKRRKYRKEQKGRNTGVATRGSSVAFGDFGLKAVGRGRLTARQIESARRAMTRHIKRGGRIWIRIFPDKPISQKPAEVRMGNGKGNPEYYVAEIQPGKVLYEMDGVDEQLAREAFKLAAAKLPLQTTFVIRHLG from the coding sequence ATGCTACAACCAAAGCGTCGCAAGTATCGTAAGGAACAAAAAGGCCGTAACACTGGCGTGGCAACACGCGGTAGTTCAGTAGCCTTTGGTGACTTTGGATTGAAGGCCGTTGGCCGTGGTCGTTTGACTGCTCGTCAAATTGAGTCAGCACGTCGTGCAATGACTCGTCACATTAAACGTGGCGGCCGTATTTGGATTCGCATTTTCCCAGATAAGCCAATTTCACAAAAACCTGCTGAAGTACGTATGGGTAACGGTAAAGGTAATCCAGAGTACTACGTAGCTGAAATTCAACCAGGCAAAGTGCTCTACGAGATGGACGGTGTTGATGAGCAATTGGCGCGCGAAGCTTTCAAGCTTGCAGCTGCTAAGTTGCCTTTACAGACTACTTTCGTGATTCGCCACTTAGGTTGA
- the tuf gene encoding elongation factor Tu — MAKEKFERTKPHVNVGTIGHVDHGKTTLTAAIATVLSKAFGGEAKAYDQIDAAPEEKARGITINTAHVEYETANRHYAHVDCPGHADYVKNMITGAAQMDGAILVCSAADGPMPQTREHILLARQVGVPYIVVFLNKCDMVDDAELLELVEMEVRELLSKYNFPGDDTPIIQGSAKLALEGDEGPLGKEAIMKLAEALDTYIPTPERAVDGAFLMPVEDVFSISGRGTVVTGRIERGIVKVGEEIEIIGIKPTLKTTCTGVEMFRKLLDQGQAGDNVGILLRGTKREEVERGQVLAKPGSITPHTHFTAEVYILGKDEGGRHTPFFNNYRPQFYFRTTDVTGSIELPKDKEMVMPGDNVTITVKLIAPIAMEEGLRFAIREGGRTVGAGVVAKILA; from the coding sequence ATGGCAAAAGAAAAGTTCGAGCGGACAAAACCGCACGTAAACGTAGGCACTATCGGTCACGTTGACCACGGTAAAACGACATTGACAGCAGCAATTGCAACCGTGCTTTCTAAAGCATTCGGTGGCGAAGCTAAAGCATACGATCAGATCGATGCTGCTCCTGAAGAAAAAGCACGTGGTATTACGATTAATACTGCGCACGTTGAGTACGAGACTGCAAACCGTCACTACGCACACGTTGATTGCCCAGGACATGCTGACTACGTTAAGAACATGATTACTGGTGCTGCTCAGATGGACGGCGCAATTTTAGTTTGCTCTGCTGCTGACGGCCCAATGCCACAAACACGTGAGCACATCCTCTTGGCACGCCAAGTTGGTGTTCCTTACATCGTCGTGTTCTTGAACAAGTGCGACATGGTTGATGACGCTGAATTGTTAGAACTCGTTGAAATGGAAGTTCGTGAGCTTTTATCTAAGTACAACTTCCCTGGCGATGACACACCAATCATTCAAGGTTCTGCTAAGTTAGCCCTTGAAGGCGACGAAGGCCCATTGGGTAAAGAAGCCATCATGAAATTGGCTGAAGCACTCGACACATACATCCCAACTCCAGAGCGTGCTGTTGACGGCGCGTTCTTGATGCCAGTAGAAGACGTGTTCTCTATCTCCGGTCGCGGTACTGTTGTTACAGGCCGTATCGAGCGCGGTATCGTTAAGGTTGGTGAAGAGATCGAAATCATCGGTATCAAGCCAACCCTCAAGACCACTTGTACTGGTGTTGAAATGTTCCGCAAATTGCTCGACCAAGGTCAAGCAGGCGATAACGTTGGTATCTTGTTACGCGGTACAAAACGTGAAGAAGTTGAGCGCGGCCAAGTATTGGCTAAGCCAGGTTCAATCACCCCACATACTCACTTTACAGCCGAGGTTTACATCTTGGGTAAAGATGAAGGTGGCCGTCATACTCCATTCTTTAACAACTATCGTCCACAGTTTTACTTCCGTACTACGGACGTAACTGGTTCAATCGAGTTGCCAAAAGACAAAGAAATGGTAATGCCTGGTGATAACGTCACGATTACCGTAAAACTCATCGCTCCTATCGCGATGGAAGAAGGTTTACGTTTTGCGATCCGTGAAGGTGGCCGTACTGTTGGCGCCGGCGTGGTTGCAAAGATTTTGGCTTAA
- the rplW gene encoding 50S ribosomal protein L23 codes for MSQVRKNDHNLMRVLLGPVISEKATMVAEKNEQVVFQVARDANKSDVKQAVELLFKVQVDSVQIVNQKGKPKRYGRFEGRRDHTKKAYVSLKPGQEINFEAEAN; via the coding sequence ATGAGCCAAGTCCGTAAAAACGATCACAACCTGATGAGGGTTCTGCTTGGACCGGTTATCTCTGAAAAAGCCACTATGGTTGCAGAGAAAAACGAACAAGTAGTGTTCCAAGTAGCTCGCGACGCAAACAAGAGCGATGTAAAACAAGCAGTTGAATTGCTCTTCAAAGTGCAAGTTGACTCAGTTCAAATCGTGAATCAAAAAGGTAAGCCTAAGCGCTATGGCCGTTTTGAAGGTCGTCGTGACCACACTAAGAAGGCCTACGTAAGCTTGAAGCCAGGTCAAGAAATTAACTTTGAAGCGGAGGCGAATTAA
- the rpsL gene encoding 30S ribosomal protein S12 — MPTINQLIRKPRSRLIVKSKSPALENSPQRRGVCTRVYTTTPKKPNSALRKVAKVRLTNGFEVISYIGGEGHNLQEHSVVLIRGGRVKDLPGVRYHIVRGSLDLQGVKDRKQSRSKYGAKRAKKSA; from the coding sequence ATGCCAACAATTAATCAATTAATACGCAAGCCAAGATCCAGGCTTATCGTTAAAAGCAAGAGCCCTGCACTGGAAAACAGTCCGCAGCGCCGTGGTGTTTGTACACGTGTGTACACCACCACTCCTAAAAAGCCTAACTCTGCGCTTCGTAAAGTAGCCAAAGTTCGCTTAACCAATGGTTTTGAAGTGATTTCATACATTGGCGGTGAAGGCCATAACCTCCAGGAACACTCAGTAGTGTTGATTCGTGGTGGTCGTGTAAAGGATTTGCCAGGTGTTCGTTACCACATCGTTCGTGGCTCACTTGACTTGCAAGGTGTTAAAGACCGTAAGCAATCACGTTCCAAGTACGGTGCTAAGCGCGCTAAGAAATCTGCTTAA
- the rpsS gene encoding 30S ribosomal protein S19: MTRSAKKGPFCDASLVKKVEVAQANKDKKPIKTWSRRSTILPDFIGLTIAVHNGRQHVPVYVSENMVGHKLGEFALTRTFKGHAADKKVTKK; this comes from the coding sequence ATGACACGTTCAGCTAAAAAAGGCCCATTCTGCGACGCCAGCTTAGTAAAAAAAGTTGAAGTTGCACAAGCCAACAAAGACAAAAAGCCGATCAAAACTTGGTCACGCCGTTCAACAATCCTCCCAGACTTTATTGGTCTGACGATTGCTGTACATAACGGTCGTCAACACGTTCCGGTATATGTATCAGAAAACATGGTGGGTCATAAGTTAGGCGAATTTGCCTTGACCCGTACTTTCAAAGGTCACGCTGCTGACAAGAAAGTAACGAAGAAGTAA
- the rplB gene encoding 50S ribosomal protein L2 gives MPLMKTKPTSPGRRSMVKVVNPDLHKGKPFAALVEPQFQKAGRNNNGHITTRHKGGGHKHHYRVVDFKRNDKDGIPAKVERLEYDPNRSANIALIVFADGERRYILAAKGMTVGQALMTGAEAPIKSGNNLPIRNIPVGSTIHCVEIMPGKGAQVARSAGGSAVLLAREGVYAQVRLRSGEVRRVLIDCRATIGEVGNEEHSLRVIGKAGANRWRGIRPTVRGVAMNPVDHPHGGGEGRTGEGRVPVSPWGTPTKGYRTRRNKRTTSMIVQRRQKR, from the coding sequence ATGCCTTTGATGAAGACAAAACCGACCTCACCAGGTCGTCGTTCAATGGTCAAGGTGGTAAATCCTGACCTGCATAAAGGTAAACCTTTTGCAGCGTTAGTAGAGCCACAGTTCCAAAAAGCGGGTCGTAACAATAATGGTCACATCACTACCCGTCATAAGGGTGGTGGTCATAAGCATCACTATCGTGTTGTTGATTTCAAACGCAATGACAAAGATGGTATTCCAGCAAAAGTTGAACGCTTGGAATACGATCCAAACCGCAGTGCAAATATTGCATTGATCGTGTTTGCTGATGGTGAGCGTCGCTATATTCTTGCTGCAAAAGGCATGACTGTTGGTCAGGCGTTAATGACTGGTGCAGAAGCTCCAATCAAGTCTGGTAACAATTTGCCAATTCGCAATATTCCAGTTGGTAGCACCATTCACTGTGTTGAAATCATGCCAGGTAAAGGTGCCCAAGTTGCACGTTCCGCTGGTGGTTCAGCAGTATTGCTTGCTCGAGAAGGCGTATACGCTCAGGTGCGTTTGCGCTCAGGTGAAGTTCGCCGTGTTCTGATTGACTGCCGCGCCACTATTGGTGAAGTAGGTAACGAAGAGCACAGCTTGCGCGTTATCGGTAAAGCTGGTGCAAATCGCTGGCGTGGTATTCGCCCAACCGTTCGCGGTGTGGCAATGAACCCAGTAGATCACCCACACGGTGGTGGTGAAGGTAGAACTGGCGAAGGCCGTGTACCTGTATCTCCATGGGGCACTCCAACCAAAGGTTATCGCACACGTCGCAATAAGCGTACAACTTCGATGATCGTTCAACGTCGTCAAAAACGTTAA
- the rpsJ gene encoding 30S ribosomal protein S10, which produces MQNQKIRIRLKAFDYRLIDQSAAEIVDTAKRTGAVVKGPVPLPTRIERFDILRSPHVNKTSRDQLEIRTHLRLMDIVDPTEKTVDALMKLDLPAGVDVEIKLQ; this is translated from the coding sequence ATGCAAAACCAAAAAATTCGTATTCGCCTTAAAGCATTTGATTACCGTTTAATCGACCAGTCTGCAGCTGAAATCGTTGATACAGCTAAGCGTACTGGTGCAGTTGTTAAGGGTCCAGTACCTTTGCCAACTCGTATTGAGCGCTTTGATATCTTGCGTTCACCACACGTGAACAAGACATCTCGTGATCAGTTAGAGATCCGTACCCACCTCCGTTTGATGGATATCGTTGATCCTACAGAGAAAACTGTAGATGCTTTGATGAAATTAGACCTCCCAGCAGGTGTGGACGTCGAAATTAAGTTGCAGTAA